Proteins from one Candida orthopsilosis Co 90-125, chromosome 2 draft sequence genomic window:
- a CDS encoding Scs7 ceramide hydroxylase, whose translation MSNRSLPLIASSEVAKHNTEKDCWVTLYERKIYNVTSFLNEHPAGGDIILPYAGKDVTEIMADATSHSHSESAYEMLDDDMLIGYMATEIEERELINNKNNTPVEMKLVTSTDSQGNEFDMYTFHDHLPALEKLSIQTDFHEDAKKHKFLDLNKPLLMQLLRSNFTKEFYLDQVHRPRHYGKGSAPLFGNFLEPISLTPWWVVPLVWLPPNMYIFYVGFVNQSPIIALSFWVMGLFVWTLVEYCLHRFIFHVDGLLPDHPYFLTLHFLLHGVHHYLPMDGYRLVLPPTLFIVLAYPFYKLVFSIFPFYMACSGFAGGTLGYIMYDVTHYVLHHTKLPKFFQELKTYHLEHHYKNYEMGFGVTSRFWDVIFETEIHDTFEKRA comes from the coding sequence ATGAGTAACAGGAGTCTACCATTGATTGCTTCATCAGAAGTCGCCAAACACAACACTGAGAAGGACTGTTGGGTTACCTTATACGAACGTAAAATCTACAACGTTACTTCATTTCTTAATGAACACCCAGCTGGTGGTGATATCATTTTACCTTATGCTGGTAAAGACGTTACTGAAATCATGGCTGATGCCACAAGTCACTCTCATTCTGAATCAGCTTATGAAATgttggatgatgatatgTTGATTGGTTACATGGCtactgaaattgaagaacGTGaattaatcaacaacaaaaacaataccCCGGTGGAGATGAAGTTGGTTACTTCAACAGATTCACAAGGTAATGAATTTGACATGTACACATTCCATGATCATTTACCTGCATTGGAGAAATTATCTATTCAAACTGATTTTCATGAAGATGCCAAGAAACACAAGTTTTTGGATTTAAACaaaccattgttgatgcaattgttgcGGTCTAATTTCACAAAGGAATTTTATCTTGATCAAGTTCACAGACCTAGACATTATGGAAAGGGATCAGCACCattatttggaaatttcTTGGAACCTATTTCGCTAACTCCATGGTGGGTAGTTCCTTTAGTCTGGTTACCTCCAAATATGTACATCTTTTACGTTGGATTTGTTAATCAATCACCAATTATCGCCTTGAGTTTCTGGGTGATGGGATTATTTGTTTGGACATTGGTGGAATACTGTTTACATCGGTTTATATTCCATGTTGATGGCTTGTTACCTGATCATCCATATTTCTTAACTTTACATTTCCTTTTACATGGCGTTCATCATTACTTACCAATGGATGGATATAGATTAGTTTTACCACCAACATTATTCATTGTTCTTGCTTACCCATTTTATAAATTGGTGTTTAGTATATTCCCATTTTATATGGCTTGTTCAGGTTTTGCTGGTGGTACTTTGGGTTATATAATGTATGATGTTACTCATTATGTATTACATCATACTAAATTGCCTAAATTTTTCCAAGAGTTGAAAACATATCATTTGGAACATCATTACAAGAACTATGAAATGGGCTTTGGTGTTACTAGTAGATTCTGGGAtgttatttttgaaactgaaattcatgatacttttgaaaaaaggGCTTAA
- a CDS encoding Zds1 nonessential protein — MYSLNSSFQNDPNYESAVQDIEQEKKMVAALKRLSIGNLMQYDPDLPPGSMDDVDPFATSSHLQAGGGEFYDENSIPQQSRHAHPHSSSVSTSGSASKSPSKSPSSSTSPQRENAFKGNSPVKSPSSSPNRNQKSPSSHLHAPSTLKGKSPSPVKRHSLSVDNDSILTTDEEFFDASEDQIYDASNTMWVPAEMHPQVNPDSFKTLIKHQVEEIMDRNIKRRSTVSRRSTLSRQSSITENEEEPTTIVRVQKSIPQEPSQPGQDQQQLPLSRTPSSHSSKSASPPKDPSKRDSWYNKQKRFSNPSLKELTTELQQLSKMAGMDKSDAVTIARTLSSNSLGYTDVEKLAFDELNQSPPHGDSNGTSSTLHLQQRLQQQFNQSLEGETIDGVEDQEKSYSSTLPIQGLPHDFALKRSRRTDYRKKDSEHSASLDQSPLSRKSNQQPNQTTSRGYKTRDSRLLFSYKKLGTEPHPQQSHPNRQISPSSQQHDATLGNSFSTIQGSPYLSTSRSPKVENKPLHRTKDLPRSPQQDPYHSNRYGPTRNQEQYTSQRQRQDVNQQDNVFPDQHQYTLHQQYPQSRQHRNDKHLPSLPQQQRHQYPPHPQESRRSQSPFQQDSRRAEHHSGRPEFRDSSQMSVDHHLHTQSRAKPIGSHHQSKVEKKLMSASNTNINDFMIDTPTKQSKHDHRSRKRDESSRHGSQRPQPDVPMLFPSSKDPQNARVQQQRQPQHQHRSRSGSRPSAPVPARSRQLHQNLDLLRSEINEFKESLNKSQEKEKPLTDHHSKVMSQQQRPDFPQHYQVKQLPRQQQQQQQQQPQQQQQPQQQQQQQQPKNISESDLSFDISYQDLSTDDPLGIEEEALLELGMKKEDHIVYGDDTIESNETDEGRPQSRGQSTPEHEVPLEQSTPEHELPLKQSTPEQDTVNANDDLFANMPEVDDDFSDLDDVPILDSPAMTNANGDSFYRGSSNEDLTFNDGFDLSSGQFSATNQNEEDILHEPFLKHYHQSDSDSSSRVKTSSKPTKVNTKLFNKSNVQIIDSDNYEEKMGLKNSKDGSEDSTGKNLRKKKSFGILTGGNLTPPTSSEHEFDEDKKLKKKKSWNWLRERSSSLSSIDSTQHQQQQQQQQQASSTTANPKLPLPVRSFSNPEQRAASTERESSLNTARKPSQEHEDATSLHSDKENVLSKLFKKKSKANLTNSSVSSLHSQESKNSGVTINYHDRNDDSNEQRSLKKKTSGLFKKRSKAKLVDHNKEKLTPLSSMSKQDHLVNSSLKKNSIEVISPQSSAKGRDVDTDEETEPPLLHELNPERLNLDKDVEESGDVFASFSDSVGLSTTTEEQERSNIDDDSKLTTIDINNLDSSDNIVETGLKSKKSTVKKHKRYRHRKKGKETNALEYNKNQDDASDANEVTAVKDENQGLSKEKETTTTVDEGNDVNDDALTKEQQELQKIDIQEKLKKSIKRTSKANQPIEFTDSAFGFPLPPPSQSTIVMLDYRFPVHVERAIYRLSHLKLANPKRSLREQVLLSNFMYAYLNLVDHTLHMEQQMGGGGEEGETEEGANGEEEEDGDDEEDETMVDPEGEMADAEDGEEEESALDEFGTDGGVDVDFGEDVVDDDVVVGFSTGRRNGDDEMEEELIPTEERIRITA, encoded by the coding sequence ATGTATCTGCTCAACTCatcatttcaaaatgatCCAAACTATGAATCTGCAGTGCAGGATATTGAACAGGAGAAAAAGATGGTGGCTGCATTGAAACGattatcaattggaaaCCTAATGCAATATGATCCAGATCTTCCACCTGGTTCAATGGATGATGTAGATCCATTTGCTACGTCAAGTCATCTACAAGCAGGAGGAGGCGAGTTTTATGATGAAAATCTGATACCACAACAATCACGACATGCTCATCCACATAGTTCATCTGTATCAACATCAGGTTCTGCATCAAAGTCGCCTTCAAAatcaccatcttcatctacATCACCACAAAGAGAAAATGCCTTTAAAGGAAATTCACCCGTCAAAAGTCCTAGTTCCAGTCCCAATCGTAATCAAAAATCACCATCGTCTCATTTACATGCACCTTCAACACTCAAAGGTAAATCACCCAGTCCAGTTAAACGACACAGCTTATCTGTGGACAATGATAGTATATTAACCACCGATGAGGAGTTTTTCGACGCTTCTGAAGATCAGATTTACGATGCATCAAATACCATGTGGGTACCAGCAGAAATGCATCCACAAGTCAACCCCGATTCTTTCAAGACTTTGATTAAGCATCAGGTGGAGGAGATTATGGATCGTaatatcaaaagaagatcaaCCGTATCGAGACGATCAACACTATCTCGTCAATCATCCATTACTGAAAACGAAGAGGAACCTACAACTATAGTTAGAgttcaaaaatcaatacCACAAGAACCATCGCAACCAGGTCAGGATCAGCAACAGCTCCCACTATCAAGAACACCCTCGTCTCATTCATCCAAGTCTGCATCACCACCAAAGGATCCATCTAAGCGTGATTCATGGtataataaacaaaagagattttcaaatccatcACTAAAAGAGTTAACCACCGAGTTGCAACAATTGTCGAAAATGGCAGGGATGGATAAAAGCGATGCCGTAACAATTGCCAGAACTCTATCCTCAAACTCATTAGGATACactgatgttgaaaaattggcatttgatgaattaaatCAATCACCACCTCATGGAGATTCAAATGGAACATCAAGCACATTGCATTTACAACAAAGATTACAGCAACAATTTAATCAGTCCTTAGAAGGCGAGACCATCGATGGAGTGGAAGATCAAGAGAAGTCATACTCAAGCACACTACCAATTCAAGGATTACCTCATGATTTTGCTTTAAAGCGGAGTAGAAGAACTGACTATAGGAAAAAGGATTCCGAACATTCTGCCCTGCTAGATCAACTGCCATTGAGTAGAAAACTGAACCAACAGCCTAATCAGACTACTTCAAGAGGGTACAAAACGAGGGATTCTCGATTGTTGTTTAGTTATAAAAAACTAGGTACTGAACCTCATCCACAACAATCACACCCAAATAGACAAATATCCCCATCATCTCAGCAACATGACGCAACCTTGGGCAACTCGTTTTCCACCATTCAAGGCAGTCCATACTTGTCAACTTCAAGAAGTCCAAAAGTTGAGAATAAACCACTTCACAGAACAAAAGATCTTCCGAGATCACCTCAACAAGATCCTTACCATTCGAATAGATATGGACCGACGAGAAACCAAGAACAATACACATCTCAAAGACAAAGACAAGATGTTAATCAACAGGATAATGTTTTCCCAgatcaacatcaatataccttgcatcaacaatatccaCAGCTGCGTCAACATCGTAATGATAAGCATTTGCCAAGTttaccacaacaacagagACATCAATACCCACCACATCCTCAAGAGAGTCGTCGGAGCCAATCTCCATTCCAACAAGATAGTAGACGTGCGGAACACCACCTGGGTCGTCCTGAATTTCGTGATTCACTGCAAATGAGTGTTGACCATCATTTACATACCCAATCACGTGCCAAACCCATTGGTTCTCATCACCAATCAAAAGTCGAAAAGAAGCTCATGTCGGCGTCTAATACCaacatcaatgattttatgATTGACACGCCAACGAAACAATCCAAACACGATCACCGCAGTCGCAAAAGAGATGAGTCTTCTCGTCATGGATCCCAAAGACCACAGCCTGATGTACCGATGTTGTTCCCTAGCTCTAAAGACCCACAGAATGCTCGAGTGCAGCAGCAGCGACAGCCACAGCATCAACACAGATCGCGTCTGGGCTCAAGGCCAAGTGCTCCTGTACCTGCTAGATCTAGacaattgcatcaaaatttggatttgttaAGGTCagaaatcaatgaattcaaaGAAAGTTTGAACAAGAGTCAGGAAAAGGAGAAACCGTTGACCGATCATCATAGCAAAGTCATGTCACAGCAACAGCGACCTGATTTTCCGCAGCATTACCAGGTAAAGCAATTGCCTAgacagcagcaacaacaacaacaacaacagcctcaacaacaacaacagcctcaacaacaacaacaacaacaacaaccgAAAAACATATCCGAATCGGATCTCAGTTTTGACATTAGTTATCAAGATCTATCCACTGATGATCCATTGGgtattgaagaagaagcgTTGCTTGAATTGGGAATGAAAAAGGAAGACCATATCGTGTATGGTGACGACACCATTGAATCGAACGAAACTGATGAAGGAAGACCTCAACTGCGTGGACAATCAACACCCGAACATGAAGTACCTCTTGAGCAGTCAACTCCCGAACATGAATTACCACTTAAGCAATCTACTCCCGAACAAGATACAGTCAATGCCAATGATGACTTGTTTGCAAATATGCCTGAAGTTGATGACGATTTCTCTGATTTGGACGATGTGCCAATTCTTGATTCACCAGCAATGACTAATGCAAATGGAGATCTGTTTTACCGTGGATCATctaatgaagatttgacATTCAATGatggatttgatttatcatCGGGCCAATTTTCGGCAACGAatcaaaatgaagaagatataTTACACGaaccatttttgaaacattatcatcaaagtGACTCTGATTCTTCATCTCGTGTTAAAACGAGTTCTAAACCGACAAAAGTCAATACTAAACTCTTCAATAAATCCAATGTTCAAATTATTGACTCGGACAattatgaagaaaaaatgGGTCTTAAAAATAGCAAGGATGGGTCTGAAGATAGTACCGGTAAGAAtttgagaaagaagaagagctTTGGTATTTTGACAGGTGGTAATTTAACTCCACCAACTTCTAGTGAAcatgaatttgatgaagataagaagttgaaaaagaaaaagagttgGAATTGGTTGAGAGAAAGATCATCGAGTTTGTCATCGATTGATTCAacacaacatcaacaacaacagcagcagcagcaacaggCATCCAGTACTACTGCTAATCCTAAGTTACCTCTACCAGTAAGGTCATTCTCCAACCCGGAACAAAGAGCTGCATCCACAGAAAGAGAATCAAGCTTGAATACGGCCAGGAAGCCATCACAAGAGCATGAGGATGCGACTTCACTTCATTCAGATAAGGAGAATGTCTTGTCGAAGTTATTCAAGAAAAAATCGAAAGCcaatttaacaaattcTAGTGTCAGCTCATTGCATTCACAGGAGAGTAAAAATTCAGGAGTTACAATCAACTATCATGATCGTAATGATGATTCCAATGAGCAACgaagtttgaaaaagaaaacaagtGGGTTGTTCAAGAAGCGGTCAAAGGCGAAACTAGTTGATCATAATAAGGAAAAATTGACGCCTTTGTCGTCGATGTCTAAACAAGATCATTTAGTTAATTCATcgttgaaaaagaatagtATAGAAGTAATACTGCCTCAGTCAAGTGCCAAAGGGAGGGACGTGGATACGGATGAGGAAACGGAACCACCACTTTTACATGAATTGAATCCAGAACGTTTGAATTTGGACAAAGATGTGGAAGAGTCTGGTGATGTGTTTGCTTCATTTAGTGACAGTGTTGGTTTATCAACAACGACCGAAGAACAAGAGAGAAGCAATATTGACGATGATTCCAAGTTGACTACTATTGATATCAATAATCTTGATTCAAGTGACAATATAGTTGAAACTGGACTAAAGAGTAAGAAACTGACAGTCAAGAAGCATAAACGTTATCGTCATAGAAAGAAGGGAAAGGAAACCAATGCATTGGAATATAATAAAAATCAAGATGACGCTTCAGATGCAAATGAAGTCACAGCAGTCAAGGATGAAAATCAAGGTTTAtctaaagaaaaagaaacaaccacaacagTTGATGAAGGAAATGACGTTAACGATGACGCTTTAACCaaagaacaacaagaattgcaaaaaattgacattcaagagaagttgaaaaaatcaattaaacGTACTTCAAAAGccaatcaaccaattgaatttacTGATTCAGCATTTGGATTTCctttaccaccaccatcacaATCCACAATAGTTATGCTCGATTATCGATTCCCTGTACATGTTGAACGAGCCATTTATCGATTatcacatttgaaattggctAATCCTAAACGGTCGTTGCGTGAGCAGGTATTGTTGTCGAATTTCATGTATGcttatttgaatttggttgatCATACTTTGCATATGGAGCAACAAATGGGTGGAGgaggagaagaaggagagACAGAAGAGGGTGCAAATGgggaagaagaagaagatggtGATGACGAAGAGGATGAGACCATGGTTGATCCTGAGGGAGAAATGGCAGATGCAGAGGATGgagaggaagaagaaagtgCACTAGATGAATTTGGCACTGATGGTGGGGtagatgttgattttggtgaagatgtagttgacgatgatgttgttgttggattttCCACAGGGAGACGcaatggtgatgatgaaatggaGGAAGAGTTGATACCTACTGAAGAAAGAATTCGAATTACTGCATAA
- a CDS encoding Rce1 Type II CAAX prenyl protease yields the protein MFPPNMAMFYEILTLAIASSYVFAIYFGQPASLHNKDRDNLKVIRYRLQRVTILCVVLIIIIPLLIPGTFRDNIRQIGLIPGYTNSESISANFINIWYALKFINILFVSSIFQIFVEDYHSTFDDVYTTPLIYHFRDYVFAPITEELIYRGLILLVVTKTCPSFIKYTPYLFGVAHFHHALQLYCKEASSLPQIVVSTLFQFTYTSIFGFLANWLYLKTDFNLWCPIIIHSFCNLYGFPTLTVDSKKCVVHSIYYSLVIGGLYHTYREIVG from the coding sequence ATGTTTCCACCCAACATGGCCATGTTTTATGAGATACTAACGTTGGCCATTGCTTCATCATATGTATTTGCAATCTATTTCGGACAACCAGCTTCTCTACATAATAAGGATCGtgataatttgaaagtaATCAGATATAGATTACAACGTGTTACTATACTTTGTGTTGtactcatcatcattattcCATTGTTGATACCTGGAACATTTCGTGATAATATACGACAAATCGGTTTGATACCGGGGTACACTAATAGTGAAAGTATCTCAGccaattttatcaacatttgGTATGCAttaaaatttatcaatatcTTATTTGTGTCGTcgatatttcaaatttttgttgaagattatcattcaacattCGATGATGTGTACACTACGCCCctaatttatcattttAGAGACTACGTGTTTGCACCAATTACGGAAGAGCTAATATATCGTGGTTTGATTCTACTCGTTGTGACAAAGACATGTCCaagtttcatcaaatatacACCATATCTATTTGGTGTTGCCCATTTCCACCACGCACTACAATTGTATTGCAAAGAAGCACTGAGCTTGCCACAAATTGTTGTATCGacattgtttcaattcacaTATActtcaatatttggatTCTTAGCCAATTGGTTATACCTCAAAACTGATTTCAATCTATGGTGCCCTATTATTATTCATctgttttgcaatttatATGGATTTCCTACATTGACTGTGGACTCAAAGAAATGTGTGGTGCATTCAATCTACTACCTGTTGGTAATAGGTGGACTTTATCATACATACAGAGAAATCGTTGGTTGA
- a CDS encoding Bor1 protein (S. cerevisiae homolog BOR1 has boron binding, anion transmembrane transporter activity, boron transmembrane transporter activity and has role in boron transport, protein targeting to vacuole) — protein sequence MPLSFRHVNFFGYGIYNDLKTRLPYYKSDFKDAWNYRVIPSTLSIFFSNLLPAIAFAQDMFDKTDNAYGVNEVLMSSAIAGVVFGLFSGQPLCIVGVTGPISIFSYTVYELMTPRGTPYFPFMCWVYLWSMVFHIFIAVGNYISFMRIISLYSCDIFGFFINMVYIQKGIQILSNQFNDVDLASGYASIMVALCMLICGVGSAILGTYLHYFKPWVRKVFTDYGVVASVIFFTGFIHFGGKLDDTTFARLPVTKSFQPTESGDRRPHGWFIHFWPGENIDVGDVFLAIPFAILLTFLFYFDHNVSSLMCQSKEYPLTKPAGFHWDFLLLGITTGVAGIIGIPPPNGLIPQAPLHTDSLVVYDKYGKKLSVVEQRLTNTLQGAMTFVMMTRPFLVLLGLVPQAVLSGLFFIMAVTGLHGNIVTNRIRYFFLDKEYIETDPTCPQVWKDIHALPNKKWFYVYTILEVIGGVGEFVITLTIAAVGFPGVLLALAFCAKWVWPLFIPREDLDRLDGDVADEFILKNFTVASEEKKRRKRIRMEDEENKYEGETEVGESTEDVVASSGS from the coding sequence ATGCCGTTATCATTTAGACATGTCAACTTCTTTGGTTATGGTATCTACAATGACCTTAAAACACGACTACCTTACTACAAatctgatttcaaagatgcTTGGAACTATAGAGTTATTCCATCCACCCTATCAAtattcttttccaatttacTACCAGCTATTGCTTTTGCCCAGGATATGTTTGACAAGACTGACAATGCATATGGTGTTAATGAAGTTTTAATGTCTAGTGCCATAGCGGGAGTTGTATTTGGATTGTTTTCAGGACAACCATTGTGTATCGTTGGTGTCACTGGACCAATTTCGATATTCAGTTATACAGTGTATGAATTAATGACGCCGAGGGGTACACCTTATTTCCCATTCATGTGTTGGGTATATCTTTGGTCAATGGTTTTCCATATTTTCATTGCGGTTGGGAATTACATTTCGTTCATGCGGATCATCAGTTTATATTCATGTGATATTTTTGGGTTTTTCATAAACATGGtttatattcaaaaaggaatACAAATCTTGTCTAATCAGTttaatgatgttgatttggCTAGTGGGTATGCATCCATTATGGTTGCGTTATGTATGTTGATCTGTGGTGTTGGATCAGCAATACTAGGTACTTATTTACATTACTTTAAACCTTGGGTAAGGAAAGTGTTTACTGATTATGGAGTTGTTGCTTCAGTGATATTCTTTACCGGATTTATACATTTTGGTGGTAAATTGGATGATACAACATTTGCAAGATTACCAGTGACGAAGTCTTTCCAACCTACAGAATCAGGTGATCGTCGTCCTCATGGATGGTTTATACATTTTTGGCCTGGGGAAAATATCGACGTTGGTGATGTATTCCTTGCTATACCATTTGCTATATTGTTAACtttcttgttttattttgatcACAATGTTAGTTCATTGATGTGCCAATCTAAAGAATATCCATTAACTAAACCAGCGGGGTTCCATTGGgattttttattgttggGTATAACCACTGGTGTGGCTGGAATTATTGGTATTCCACCACCAAACGGACTCATTCCACAAGCTCCCCTACATACTGATTCATTAGTAGTTTATGATAAATATGGCAAGAAGTTATCAGTTGTGGAACAACGACTAACGAATACATTACAAGGAGCAATGACTTTTGTAATGATGACACGACCGTTCTTAGTCTTGCTTGGGTTAGTTCCCCAGGCAGTCCTTTCAGGGTTGTTCTTCATAATGGCAGTAACTGGATTACATGGAAATATAGTAACTAATCGAATTCGTTACTTCTTTTTGGATAAAGAGTATATTGAAACTGACCCAACTTGTCCTCAAGTATGGAAGGATATCCATGCATTGCCTAACAAGAAATGGTTTTATGTGTATACAATATTGGAAGTTATTGGAGGTGTTGGAGAATTTGTAATTACATTAACAATTGCAGCTGTTGGATTTCCTGGGGTTTTGCTTGCCCTTGCGTTTTGTGCTAAATGGGTATGGCCATTATTTATACCGAGGGAAGATCTAGATCGTTTGGATGGTGATGTAGCTGATGAGTTCATCTTGAAGAATTTCACAGTGGCATCAGaggagaaaaagagaaggaaGCGGATAAGAATGGAGGATGAAGAGAACAAGTATGAAGGTGAGACTGAAGTTGGTGAATCGACTGAAGATGTGGTAGCAAGCAGTGGAAGCTGA
- a CDS encoding Lys4 homoaconitase codes for MRLQFHRFISTSTPLRSSQNLTEKIVQKYAVNLPPNKVVHTGDYVTIKPAHCMSHDNSWPVATKFMGLGAKKVKDNRQIVCTLDHDVQNKTEKNLTKYANIEKFAKEQGIDFYPAGRGIGHQIMIEEGYAFPLNLTVASDSHSNTYGGIGSLGTPIVRTDAASIWATGQTWWQIPPVAKVELKGQLQKGVTGKDIIVALCGVFNNDEVLNHAIEFVGDGVENLSIDYRLTIANMTTEWGALSGLFPIDDKLVEFYEGRLKKLGPNHPRINQQTIEALKTESLASDSDAKYAKHLVIDLNTLSPYVSGPNSVKVSNPLSKLSQDNIAINKAYLVSCTNSRLSDIQAAADVLKGHKVHPDVEFYVAAASSLVQQDAEAAGAWQTIIDAGAKPLPAGCGPCIGLGTGLLKDGEVGISATNRNFKGRMGSKDALAYLASPEVVAASAVLGKIGAPEEINGHPVNPSPEIVKSIDLPKSNGGASDVAEEPFSIEDVTGSVEVLPGFPKSIQGELILCNADNINTDGIYPGKYTYQDDISREQMAEVCMENYDPDFKTKTKSDDIIISGYNFGTGSSREQAATCILARGMKLVVAGSFGNIFSRNSINNALLTLEIPDLIEKLRVKYKGVDELTIRTGWFLKWDVTKALVTVADLEGEVILQQKVGELGTNLQDIIVKGGLEGWVKSELQKEGQL; via the coding sequence ATGAGGCTACAATTCCATCGTTTTATATCTACATCGACACCGTTACGCAGTAGTCAAAACTTGACTGAAAAAATAGTTCAAAAATATGCTGTCAATTTACCACCCAACAAAGTAGTCCACACTGGTGATTATGTCACCATCAAACCAGCTCATTGTATGTCACATGATAATTCGTGGCCAGTAGCTACAAAATTTATGGGGTTAGGAGCTAAGAAAGTTAAGGATAATCGACAAATCGTTTGTACTTTGGATCATGATGTTCAAAATAAGAcagaaaagaatttgacCAAGTATGCTAATATTGAGAAGTTTGCCAAGGAACaaggaattgatttttACCCGGCTGGAAGAGGTATTGGACACCAAATTATGATTGAAGAAGGGTATGCATTtccattgaatttgacgGTGGCTTCTGATTCGCATAGTAATACGTATGGAGGTATTGGATCACTTGGTACTCCGATTGTGCGTACTGACGCTGCTAGTATTTGGGCTACGGGACAAACATGGTGGCAGATCCCACCCGTGGCGAAAGTTGAATTAAAGGGGCAATTGCAAAAGGGAGTCACTGGTAAGGATATCATTGTTGCATTATGTGGAGTGTTtaataatgatgaagttttgaATCATGCTATTGAATTCGTTGGTGATGGAGTGGAGAACTTATCTATTGATTATCGATTGACTATAGCTAATATGACTACAGAGTGGGGTGCATTAAGTGGGTTGTTCCCCATTGATGATAAGTTGGTGGAGTTCTACGAAGGTAGgttaaagaaattgggTCCTAACCATCCAAGGATTAATCAGCAGACTATTGAAGCTTTGAAAACTGAGAGTTTGGCTAGTGATTCAGATGCGAAATACGCTAAGCACTTGGtcattgatttgaatacTCTTTCACCGTATGTATCAGGTCCTAATTCGGTTAAAGTTTCCAATCCATTATCCAAATTATCTCAAGACAACATTGCCATCAACAAAGCATATCTCGTCTCATGTACAAATTCACGATTATCTGATATTCAAGCGGCTGCTGATGTCTTGAAGGGACATAAAGTCCACCCCGATGTTGAATTCTACGTTGCTGCTGCATCTTCATTAGTTCAACAAGATGCTGAAGCTGCTGGTGCATGGCAAACTATAATTGATGCTGGTGCAAAACCATTGCCAGCTGGATGTGGACCATGCATTGGATTAGGTACTGGATTATTAAAAGATGGAGAAGTGGGGATCAGTGCCACAAATCGTAATTTCAAGGGAAGAATGGGATCCAAGGATGCATTGGCATATTTGGCTTCTCCGgaagttgttgctgcttCTGCTGTATTGGGTAAAATTGGAGCTCCAGAAGAAATTAATGGTCATCCAGTAAATCCGTCACCAGAGATTGTCAAAAGCATTGATCTTCCAAAGAGTAATGGAGGTGCAAGTGATGTTGCAGAAGAGCCATTCAGCATAGAAGATGTCACTGGGTCAGTCGAAGTCTTGCCTGGGTTCCCCAAATCAATCCAAGGGGAACTCATATTATGTAATGCCGACAATATCAACACTGATGGAATTTATCCTGGTAAATATACTTATCAAGACGATATATCACGTGAACAAATGGCTGAAGTATGTATGGAGAACTACGATCctgatttcaaaaccaaGACTAAATCCGACGACATTATCATTAGTGGATATAATTTTGGTACTGGATCCTCGCGTGAGCAAGCAGCCACATGTATCTTGGCCCGTGGCATGAAATTAGTCGTTGCTGGATCATTTGGTAATATATTCAGTCGAAATTCCATCAATAATGCATTATTGACATTGGAAATTCCCGACTTGATTGAGAAATTACGTGTTAAGTACAAGGGAGTAGACGAGTTGACGATACGTACTGGATGGTTTTTGAAATGGGATGTTACGAAAGCACTTGTTACTGTTGCTGATTTGGAAGGTGAGGTGATTTTGCAACAGAAAGTTGGTGAATTGGGTACTAATTTACAAGACATTATTGTTAAAGGTGGATTAGAAGGCTGGGTTAAATCGGAATTACAGAAAGAAGGACAATTGTAA